Below is a window of Gossypium hirsutum isolate 1008001.06 chromosome A12, Gossypium_hirsutum_v2.1, whole genome shotgun sequence DNA.
GTAATCCGAGACCGAATCCTTTATGAGGCCCAAAATCTTATGCCTATAGAAAAATAACCCAACAGCCTTTCCTTTATACACATACTTGTGCTTGAAGGTTGATAACAGATTTTAAAGAGTTCAGGCAAAATTAGGTTTTCACATTCTATTTAAAATATGAGTAAACATTCAATGTCTAAGTTCGACTTCATCTAACTCATTtctaaatttgtaatattttatgttattatctttgtGTTGGTGTTTTGTCTCTTTTTTATCGAAAGAGCTGTACAGGAACCGAACTTGAATAAACAAACTTTTGTTcatgttcatttgtttatttttaagtttgtttgtgttcgttaaaaatttcaaaatatttgttcatttttatttatttaaaattatgcgTGTTTATATTCGTCTATTTAATGCTCATGAACATGTTCATTTAAACAATGTTCAAGAACAATATTCATGAAcgataaacaaacaaataataaacaaacatatatatatttagatataaaatagtcaaatataaatattaataataatattataaataaaaaaatacaaaccaaaattattttattgatatatgcTAATGGAACAATAAATATGCTTTAAACGAACATAAACGAACTTGTTCATAAACATAAGTGAATTAAACAAGCTTTTTtcatgtttatgtttggtttattTAACAAACGAGCTTCAAAACCTTGTTTATGTTCATTTATTTAACTTAATGAACAAACAAAAATCGAACTATTAATGAACTGTTCATCGAACCCTCTGTTCGTTTACAGCCCTATCTATTGAGAGCCATGTTTGGTTCACATAGGAGGTGCCTCGATTGGTTCAAGTGGTACCATACTCCAAGTATGTTGCCTATAAGTCTTAGGTTGGTGGTTCAAGTCTCCCTGTGCACAAGTTAGGTTATCTGCATAATTGTTATTACGCCTTACACTAACACCTCTCCTGTAAGTCTTGCAGTTCAAATCTTCGTAGCTCCACCAACCAAGATGCTCCTCCTTTGTGAACTATACATGGATCTCGACATTGTTAAAGCTCAACTACTAACCCGACAGATGATAAATCAAAGATTGGACCTCTCAATAAATATATTAACATCATACATAAGCCCAACCCGAATTTAACTTAACCCAACTCATAACTACGCGAGGATTACTATGGAATAAAACGGGCTGCCCACACCACCAGCAAGGCCCCGTCTCCCCTCATTCTCTAATATTCCCTAATTAGGTCAAGATGACACATAAGCTTACATATTTTTAAAGAAGATCTCATTATTATGGTATGAAATATTATGAATTACACGTGCCTTGTTCAACTTCATACAAATTGAGAAGGACAATGCAACCCGTGAATGCTGTCACTAAATTctttaaagaaaaagaacaaaagctttcttctttcttctttcttctttctttcatgCTTCACTTTTTTGCTTGTCATCGAATCTGCCATACCCTCTTTTTGTTTGGTCCCATCCATTACCGTCTTATCATCTTATGCTTTTTCTCGTTTCACCACTTCATTATTAGCAAACAACCAAGACCATAAACTTTATGGctaagttttggtatttggtatGCATGATCACATTCCTCGAGCTGTCAAAATTGGCTATTTCCCGGCCTGAACAAGTTCCAACACCACCACTACCAGTGCTACCACTTCCAACATTTTCACAACTCAAATGGCAACGAAGAGAACTCATAATGTTCCTTCATTTCGGTGTCAACACATTCACAGACTCCGAACGGGGCACCGGCAAAGAAAACCCATCAATATTCAACCCCGTCGGTCTCGATACCAAACAATGGGTCACCGTAGCTGCCGAGGCAGGGATTTCTCTAATGATCCTCACCGCAAAACACCACGATGGCTTCTGCTTATGGCCTTCTAAATACACCCACCACTCCGTTATATCGTCTCCTTGGAGAAACGGCCACGGCGACGTTGTACAAGAGTTCATCGACTCTGTCAAGACCCATGGCGGCGGCGGCATCGATGCTGGGCTCTACCTTTCGCCATGGGATCGTCATGATAAAAGATACGGCCATGATTTGCAGTACAACGAGTATTATTTAGCTCAGTTACAAGAACTGCTTACTAAGTAAGATTCAAAAACcaacacccatttttttttctttaaattatattGATCTTTCTATATATTCTGATCATTGAAACATTTTGACATACATTTGGCAGATATGGGAGTGTGAAGGAGATATGGTTTGATGGATTCAAGGGTAAAGATGCTAAGAACATGTCTTACTACTTCTCTGATTGGTTTGCAATGGTGAGAGAGTTGCAGAGTTCGATCAACATATTTTCCGATGCCGGTCCTGATGTACGGTGGGTCGGGAACGAAAAAGGATTCGCCGGAAACACGAGCTGGTCTACCATAAATAGTACCTTGCTGTCGATCGGAAACGCAAGCATTGGCGAGTAATTTTCTAaactttggaaaaaaatttatctTGTATAGATAGAGTAATGATAACATGGTAAGTTATTTTTTATTCGTTTAGTTAAAAtaatcattaattttattttttaggagataattataatttttaaaattgacaaaataataaaatgactaaatttaggCGTTACATATGTAAAATTTGACCAATCTAAAATATGGGTGTTAATTTTAATGTAGGTTAAGTGGATATAGTGCTCATTAACGAAAGCCCTTTCCTTTTTCCCTTATCCCAATCACTTTTTTAGCTTTTCTTGATTAATGATTATTAAAACATGTAATTTAGACTTTCCACCTCTAATTAAACTCCAAGTTTAATTTagttgatttataaaattatttttaaaattatgtgaatttaattattttttttgtcctCGTAACTTATTTGATTAATAGTTGTATCCCATTATATTGCACTACTTTATTAACATTAAATCTATTTATATGCGAATTTTTCGAATATCAAAATCTACAATTATTTTGATGCTCGCAATTTATTTGATTAGTAGCTGCATGCCATTAGTTGGCACTACTTTATTAACATTAAATCTATCCATGTGTGAAATGTGTGATTAAAAGTTCCCCAACtaacttttgtattttaataaTGCAAGCTATCTCAATACGGGAGATCCAAAAGGAACCAATTGGTTGCCTGCAGAATGTGATGTTTCAATCCGAGAAGGATGGTTCTGGCATAAATCGCAATCACCAAAGAAGTTAAGCCAGCTTCTAGACATCTACTACAACTCGGTCGGTAGGAACTGCGTCATGTTACTCAATGTACCGCCCAATTCAACCGGACTCATATCAGAATCTGATATTCATAGATTAAAAGAATTTCGAGCCGCGATCGATACGATATTCTCCACCAATTTGGCTGAAAAATGTATTGTTAAAGTTAGCAGCCAGAGAGGAGGAAAGGGTGGTGGGTTTGGTCCAGAGAACGTGTTGGATAATGACCATGTATGGACGTATTGGTCACCGAAGGAAAATAAAAACGAGCATTGGATCGAAATAAAGGTACCCAATGGCGAAGAAGGAATGAAATTCAATGTGGTGAGGATTCAAGAACCAATTGGACTAGGACAAAGGATCATAAAGCATGAAATATATGTGGATGGTAAGAAAGTGGTGCAAGGGACCACAGTGGGATATAAAAGGCTACATAGACTTGAAAAGGTACTTCATTGTAGGGCTGTGAGGATTATTGTAAAGGAATCAAAGGGATTGCCTTTGATATCTTCAATTGGTTTGCATTTAGATCCTTATTGGAAACCCTAGAAGCAATTGGGTTTTCAACATTAATATAGTTTAGTTTTTTCATTGGAATAAAGAAATGGTTTAATTGTGCTTTAAGTTCTTGTATTTTTCATACAtttcaaatttagttttttttttaattttgagaaatgTAATCCTGTTAAAATTCTCAATAATTCATGTTATTATAATGTTTGTTCTTTTATTACATGACtattaagtatttttaccatttcaaaatatcacatcaataaatttaagtattactaattagatctaaaattttaaaaacaaaaaatatagaaaaaataagaatatttaaaatatattttaaccaaataaatgcagtatcaatattttttttcttacggGAAATACAGTTCTAAGTATTCTGCAATACAATTTTTTACTCTTGTGTCACACTATCAAACAAAACTTGCTCAATAATGCTTCAAGTTAAAACTTATGTGGTAAGCCCCAAATTACACACACTTCATAAATGTTAGATTGTTTGAGAAGAGTTTTTCGAACGGGTGGAGGagaaattattatataattataattaaaatgacttaactCGGAGTCCAACTTGAAATCCGACTTGGTAATAAAAGACGACAGACATCCTAAAGGagaatttttcttcttctttggtcTAGAACACTATCCTCTCTCATTGTGAACCTCCATCTTGACTTCCGTTAAtatattgtattaataattttaaatcttttttttgaaataatatgaAAGAGAAGATGATATTAATACCAATATTAAATTAGATTTGATAATAATAGTTGTTGTGCAATTTTAGTTGCCGGTTTTTTAAGTTTGTGATCTTTAAAGATGATTGGGATGTTGATGGATTTGTCCATAAAAAtggcttaaaaaaattaaaaaaaattagaaataatgaTTCtgctatataaaaatattatctttcttaaagaaataagaaatattCTTTGTAAAATCTGAAAATATTCTGCATATCGAATGAAATGAAGCTGGCtgtcaatttattatttatttaataataaagtgTGGGGGTCCGTTTGAAAGTTTTGTTAATCTCCAAAAAATACGtgtcacaaatatatatatatgtatatttaagtcACTACACGTATCACAATGTAAAATTGGGTGCTGAAACCTTCGCTTCAAAGGTTGACTTGCTTATGTAAAATCATGGAttgttaaataaatatgaaagatatattgattttatatattaatgAAAAAACTCCTAAGATTATTAAGGTGTTTTATGTTATAGttttaggctccgtttgtttggtaataaaatgttttccggaaaatgatttttgaaaaatgatttacttttctgatgTTTGAATGaatctatataaaatattttctgttgtttggcaaattccctgaaaatattttccgaaaaaattatttttacatatattaataaatttatatatattaataaatttatactttaaattatttttacatatattacaataatttatttataaataaataaatcaaatttaatatataataatactcaattattaagctaaaatattaaccgtcataaattgaaaacaatcaAAGTCTATTTACACTTTTTCAGATAAACGTCAAACGCTTTTTCAGATAAACCacaattaatattacaaattttgatACCTGATCATAATTTTTGGACTAAAGTTCATACCAGACaataatatacaaataaagttCATACCAGACAATAATATACAAAGGAAAGAATTAACAAGTTCTTGGACtaaatttcaattgttttttgattaatagctttatatcttcatttctCTTTCTCTAAAAAATCAGCATCCAAGAACCTTGAAACAAATACCCAAAGCTTATAAATGTCTTCAAGACTAGTAAGGAACCCAATTGTAGCAGTAACATCTATCCCAGGCTGAAACTCATCtttttccttcatttatttatgtttaacacTGAACCAAATGTGTTGTAAACACCCAATGCACAATGAAATATTGTTCCTATTAGTCAGTTTTTGCACTAATGCAGGATCAATCCTTTCCCCTTTCCAATCAAATACATTGAAAGCCACTGTTGGACCTCGATCAAACATTACTTTTGGACCATAATTTTGACAGCATGGATTCTAGTTTCTGAATGTGGATGTTGGAGACTCATCAATGCATTGACCAACTAGTTAATCAAGGTCCTTGTTCTGCTACTTTTATTAGTACAAGACCTAATGAATCTGCATGGTCCAAGGCCTTGCACTGTAAGGTGTTGCTGGTTCTTGAATCTACAACGGTGCCTTTCCTTTGAGTGCTTCAAGCTTCAATGGTGGAACAAGGCTCACGATCCTAACATTAGTGGTTGAACATTTCAAAACAGATAAACcaatggatttcttgataaacaAGCAGCAAAACTCTGATGGGTTTTCACAAAAAActcttaaaaattaacaaatatggAAATCAGGGTCAAACAATGAAAGTATTAAAGTCTCCATTTCTTTAACACCTAATGCAGTTGCATCAAGCAATACATGCCATCCATTTTCTTGAACTAAACTCATCCATGTATATGAATATCTAGACCCAGTAACATTTAATTGAAGTGGAATGACAAATAACCCTCCTTTTTTCATTATCTATTTCCTTAACTTCTCTGTTTGAATTTGCAAATTAGGCCATGAAAAACAAGCTGACATGTTTGgtataaaatttaatacaaaaacATATGAAAAAGGGGAGTGATTACCTAGGACACAAAATTAAACACTATTattcaattgaatcaaaatacatCTACAGACCAACAAACAAACGTAAACTTATGCTAAAATCAACGATtaaattctctttttttcttaACAACCTCTTTCTTTTTGGACAAAAAAGATTTTCATAAAGGAGAAAAGAAATCTACTTAAACACTTGATTTCTGGGCTACCTCAATTAAGAATTTCGCTTATTCTTCAGAAACAGCAATTCTAAAAAAAAGTGTGATTGAAGAGAGGTGAACTAGTTATTTCCTTTGTTCTCCCCCTTTATAGCAGTATATTCTAGGAAATGAGGTTGTTATAAGAGGCCTTTGTTAAGCATAGAATTGAACAAACCTGCAACGTTTACTTTTTCCTTCTCAGCGTAGAAAGTCTTAGCCCTAATTACATCAAGGGTAGTGACGCCAAACAGCTTTTTTTCATCATATGTCCTTGCCTTCTTGAAAACCTCAGCTGCAATTGGAACAGTTGAATTGACAGGGTTGCTTATCATATTTACAAGTGCCTGTGTCATAAATTCAGTTCATCAAAGAAAAACTTAGCGAAAAAGAAAACATTATACTTAGAAAAAGGTATATATCTCTCTCTCACTCTTTCTCATATCAATTTTCTGTAATAGTCGAATTAAAGACTTGGTGCTAAAGGCCAGTGCTTTGCCAATTATTACATTGTTACTAACTTTGGGAATCCAGGTTGGGTCTTCACAGAATATTAGCAGAGCCAGTTTCCCAAAGGATTCATTTTTGGGACGGCCTCTTCTGCCTTCTAGgttggttttttttctttcattttttttccagtAAACTATCCATGAAAGTTTCAGTCTTTCTTACCTTCGAGAGATGAAGATAAATGCCAT
It encodes the following:
- the LOC107931058 gene encoding alpha-L-fucosidase 1 yields the protein MAKFWYLVCMITFLELSKLAISRPEQVPTPPLPVLPLPTFSQLKWQRRELIMFLHFGVNTFTDSERGTGKENPSIFNPVGLDTKQWVTVAAEAGISLMILTAKHHDGFCLWPSKYTHHSVISSPWRNGHGDVVQEFIDSVKTHGGGGIDAGLYLSPWDRHDKRYGHDLQYNEYYLAQLQELLTKYGSVKEIWFDGFKGKDAKNMSYYFSDWFAMVRELQSSINIFSDAGPDVRWVGNEKGFAGNTSWSTINSTLLSIGNASIGDYLNTGDPKGTNWLPAECDVSIREGWFWHKSQSPKKLSQLLDIYYNSVGRNCVMLLNVPPNSTGLISESDIHRLKEFRAAIDTIFSTNLAEKCIVKVSSQRGGKGGGFGPENVLDNDHVWTYWSPKENKNEHWIEIKVPNGEEGMKFNVVRIQEPIGLGQRIIKHEIYVDGKKVVQGTTVGYKRLHRLEKVLHCRAVRIIVKESKGLPLISSIGLHLDPYWKP